The genome window CCATCCACATCCAACACTAACCGAAACACTCCTTGGTGCTTTTGAAGGTAATTGGGCTATACATATTTGAAATAAAAATTGAGAAAGGGGTAAAAATATGAAAAAATATTCAAAAACTCATGAATGGATATTGGTAAATAATGGGATTGGAATAATTGGTATTTCAAAAAGGGCAGCGGAAGATTTAGGAGATGTAACTTATGTTGATCTTCCAGAAGTAGGAAAAGTTATAGAAAAAGGTGAGCAATTATGTACGATTGAATCTGTAAAAGCTGCAAGTAGTGTATATGCACCTGTTAGTGGAAAGATTATTGAAGTTAATGAAAAGCTTGATACAACCCCAGAATTAATAAGTGATTCTGCAGAAGAAGAAGGCTGGATTGCAAAGATAGAAATTAGTGATGAAAGCGAGTTAGAAGATTTAATGACAGAAGAAGAGTATGAGAAATTATAACATTAATTGAAAATAAAGGCGCTCTTCTGTTTAAAAAAGAGCGCCTTTATTTTTGTATGAAAATTTTTACTTCACCTGCTTTTTCTGAAATTTTTGCAAGCACTTTTGAACCCATCTTTGAGACGGAAATAGGGATCCTTTCTGCAGATAATGGGTAATCCACAATTACTAGTAATATTTTCCCTTCCTCTAATGTTTCAAGCATTTTTCTTGTTTTTATATCAGGGACAGGACAGATTTCTCCTCTTACATCTAGAACATAATCTGGATTTAAATTGTTAGGACTTTTTGCAAAAAAGCATTCTTTTAAGCTGGAACAATCAATAACATGTTCACCATTAATTTCGTTTAAAAACTCGATAGCATTTTCAATTAATTGAAATACTTTGGTTGATGAAAAATCAAAGTACTCAATGCCCTTAACTCTTTTTGATTTTAAAATTCCTATATTTTTTAATTGAACAAGGTGTCTATAAATGGTTGAGAGATCTTTGTTTAATCTATTTGCTATTTCAGAAGCAGTTAGATTGTTGTCAAAAATGGTTATTAGTATTTCAAGTTTAGTCTGACTTGAGAATATTTTAAAGAGATTTTGAAGAGTTAATTTATTTTTCAAGACAATCCCTCCTTGCATAATTATTTTATCATATATATAAAATATTATAGACATATGAAAAAATAGTGTGGTATACTTAAATAAA of Thermosipho africanus Ob7 contains these proteins:
- the gcvH gene encoding glycine cleavage system protein GcvH, coding for MKKYSKTHEWILVNNGIGIIGISKRAAEDLGDVTYVDLPEVGKVIEKGEQLCTIESVKAASSVYAPVSGKIIEVNEKLDTTPELISDSAEEEGWIAKIEISDESELEDLMTEEEYEKL
- a CDS encoding sulfurtransferase TusA family protein — encoded protein: MKNKLTLQNLFKIFSSQTKLEILITIFDNNLTASEIANRLNKDLSTIYRHLVQLKNIGILKSKRVKGIEYFDFSSTKVFQLIENAIEFLNEINGEHVIDCSSLKECFFAKSPNNLNPDYVLDVRGEICPVPDIKTRKMLETLEEGKILLVIVDYPLSAERIPISVSKMGSKVLAKISEKAGEVKIFIQK